In a single window of the Branchiostoma floridae strain S238N-H82 chromosome 2, Bfl_VNyyK, whole genome shotgun sequence genome:
- the LOC118403753 gene encoding glycosyltransferase-like domain-containing protein 1, translated as MLKVIGYRPHGAVVVGKSAPMGEILLIEPFYGGSHKQLIDLLCAEIPGCVKVVLPAKKWHWRARTSALYISQQIPHQHNFRVLFASSVLNLAELLALRPDLTQLRKLLYFHENQLVYPIRKHQDRDFQYGYNQVLSCLVADAVLFNSKYNLDTFLSSIKTHFNSMPDCRPKGLAEQIRPKCQVLYFPINFPAHRKDCHRIDVKTSTISSDHGLPCAGQLKTMDDTGTTSLDCTDTNCLGQLSTAEKSTHDMRNCFVLYAKRSDEEDAQLTATSSLDNTSKKSNDFKMLTAVSSENGEKLNKHRMNIQAEMPSSVGNCAKNDQDLSEEIGKPPSSDHKTATPEPYDDQQGDLMKRKDGPLHIVWPHRWEHDKNPDLFFHTLYQLEEEGCSFAVSVLGQEYTDVPEIFAEAAGRLKGKIHQWGHLAAKEDYYRLLNQADVVVSTADHEFYGVSMLEAVYCGCYPLCPNRLVYPEIFPKECLYNTPQQLKKRLRDFCRRPQLARKHTINLTIHQYSWEGLAEEYRRLLQ; from the exons ATGTTAAAGGTTATAGGTTATAGGCCCCACGGTGCGGTGGTGGTCGGTAAGAGTGCACCTATGGGTGAAATTTTGCTAATCGAGCCATTTTACGGAGGTTCCCACAAACAGCTGATAGATCTGCTGTGTGCAGAAATCCCAGGATGTGTCAAGGTTGTTCTTCCAGCCAAAAAATGGCACTGGCGGGCCCGAACATCTGCCCTGTACATCTCACAACAGATCCCGCACCAACACAACTTCAG GGTCCTGTTTGCCAGCTCGGTACTCAACCTGGCAGAGCTACTCGCCCTCCGACCAGACCTGACCCAGCTGAGGAAACTCCTGTACTTCCACGAGAACCAGCTAGTATATCCTATTAGGAAGCACCAAGACAGAGACTTTCAGTATGGCTATAACCAAGTCTTATCTTG CCTGGTAGCTGATGCCGTCCTCTTCAACTCAAAGTACAACCTGGACACCTTCCTATCGTCCATCAAAACACACTTCAACAGCATGCCAGACTGCAGGCCCAAGGGTCTGGCTGAACAGATCAGACCAAAATGTCAGGTTCTCTATTTTCCCATCAACTTCCCAGCTCATCGGAAAGACTGTCACAGAATTGATGTCAAAACAAGCACTATTTCTTCGGATCATGGGCTCCCATGTGCAGGGCAACTCAAAACCATGGATGATACAGGAACCACTTCTCTGGACTGTACAGACACCAATTGTTTAGGACAGCTCTCAACTGCAGAAAAGTCAACACATGACATgagaaattgttttgttttgtatgcaAAGAGGAGTGATGAAGAAGATGCACAGCTCACTGCTACATCTAGTCTAGATAACACATCAAAGAAAAGCAATGACTTCAAGATGTTAACTGCAGTATCATCAGAAAATGGTGAGAAGTTGAACAAACATAGAATGAACATACAGGCAGAAATGCCTTCAAGTGTTGGAAACTGTGCTAAAAATGACCAGGACCTTTCTGAGGAGATAGGGAAACCTCCTAGCAGTGACCACAAGACTGCCACACCAGAACCATATGATGACCAGCAGGGTGActtgatgaaaagaaaagatggaCCTCTGCACATTGTGTGGCCACATCGCTG GGAACATGACAAGAACCCAGACTTGTTTTTCCACACACTGTACCAGCTGGAGGAGGAAGGCTGCAGCTTCGCTGTGTCTGTACTTGGACAGGAGTACACTGATGTGCCTG AAATATTTGCTGAGGCAGCAGGAAGGCTGAAGGGAAAAATTCATCAATGGGGACACCTGGCAGCTAAAGAGGATTACTACAGGCTGTTGAATCAGGCTGATGTGGTGGTTTCTACTGCAGACCACGAGTTCTATGGAGTCTCtat GTTAGAAGCTGTTTACTGTGGATGTTACCCTCTCTGTCCTAACAGACTGGTCTATCCTGAGATCTTCCCCA AGGAGTGCCTGTATAACACACCACAACAACTGAAGAAAAGGTTGAGGGATTTTTGCAGAAGACCACAGCTGGCAAGGAAACACACAATAAAT CTTACAATACATCAGTACAGTTGGGAGGGCCTTGCAGAGGAGTATAGGAGGCTATTGCAATGA